Sequence from the Pseudomonas sp. 7SR1 genome:
TGATACCGGTCAGGTGTTCAAGCGAGATCCATCGTGGGGAGCGCGCCTGATTGCGATAGATGGCTGCAGGGCCAATCCAACTTGCCATCACGCTTCCTTCAGCTCGCCGCTTCCTTGTAGGCTTTCAGTGCCTTGAGACGCTCGCGCTTGATCGCCTCACCCAGCTCCGGCCCCTTGAAGCCTTTTTCCAGCAATGGTTGCACCGCCACTCCACGGGCAGCGGCTGCTGCGCCCCGCAGGTAATCCGCCTGTGGATAACTTCTGTCTTCCAGCCCTTTGCGCCCCCGCGCATCCATTTCACAGGCGGCAATGAATTCCTCGAAGCGTTGTGGTCGGCGGTAAACGTCGAAACTCTGCAACAGCTCGAGCAAGGTGGACGCTTTCAATTCAAGCGCGCGATGGCCATGGGTATGGTATTGCCCAACCAGCAGCGCCAGTTCCTGGCAATCGCGTGGCGCCTTGAAGCGCTCGTTGAGCGCTTTGATCGGCTTCAGCCCCTTGTGTTCATGGGCGATGTGTCTTGGCCATTCGTGTTCGGGCGTAAGTCCTTTTCCCAGGTCGTGTAACAGGCATGCCCAGCGGACCGTCAGTGGTTGTCGGTGTCGAGCGGCCTGCTCCAGCACGCTCAACGTGTGCGCGCCGGTATCGATTTCCGGATGATGGGCCTCAGGCTGCGGTACGCCAAACAGCGCGTCCACCTCGGGCATCAGGACCCTGAGGGCCGTGCAGTCGCGCAACACCTGGATGAATACCTGAGGCTGATGTTCCATGAGCGCGCGGGAAATTTCCTTCCAACTACGCTCGGCCGTCAATGCCTCCAACTCTCCGGATTCGCTTAGCTGGCGCATCAGTTCGAGAGTTTCGTCCGCCACTTTGAAGCCCAGCGGGGCATAGCGTGCGGCAAAGCGGGCCACTCGCAGGACTCGGAGAGGGTCCTCGGCGAATGCGGGGGAAACGTGACGGAGCACCCGAGCTTCGAGGTCGCGCTGGCCGTGGTAGGGGTCGAACACATGGCCGTTATCGTCCTCGGCCATGGCGTTGATAGTCAGGTCCCGGCGAATCAGGTCTTGCTCGAGCGTCACGTCCGGGCTGGCGTGGAACACGAAGCCGCCATAGCCGCGGCCGTTTTTGCGTTCGGTGCGGGCGAGGGCGTATTCCTCTCCCGTTTTCGGGTCCAGGAAGACTGGGAAGTCAGCCCCCACGGGACGAAATCCCTTGGCGAGCATTTCCTCGGCGGTGGCTCCCACCACGACCCGGTCGATGTCCGTGACGGGAATGCCCAGCAAGCGATCGCGCACCGCGCCGCCGACTTTATAGATCTGCATAAAAAACCTCCGTTGACCCGACAGGATAACCCTTGCGCCCGGTCTTCGGAGGTGGAAAACGAAATCAAAGATGAATGACAGCCAGGTCCAGGCGGCCGTAGTCCCCCTCGGTTTGCTCGCTCCTGGGTGGTACGTGGTGGGTTTTCATTACCTGGTCACCCTGCAGGGTTTCCAGGTGGATGTCGAAGCCCCATAGGCGGTGCAGGTGCTTGAGCACTTCATCGGTCGAATCGCCCAGCGGTTTACGGTTGTGTGCCTGATGGCGCAGGGTCAGCGAGCGGTCTCCTCGACGGTCGATGCTGTAGATCTGCACGTTGGGTTCGCGATTACCCAGGTTGTACTGCGCAGCCAGGGTCTCACGGATGATCCGATAGCCACTTTCATCGTGGATGGCGGGCACCACCAGGTCATCCTTCTGATCATCATCGAGGATGCTGAACAGCTTCATGTCGCGGATCACCTTGGGCGAGAGGTATTGCAGGATGAAGCTCTCGTCCTTGAAGCTGCTCATGGCGAACTTCAGGGTGGACAGCCAGTCCGAACCGGCAATTTCAGGGAACCAGCGACGGTCCTCTTCGGTGGGGTTCTCGCACATGCGGCGGATATCGCGGTACATGGCAAAGCCCAGTGCGTAAGGGTTGATGCCGCTGTAATAGGGGCTGTCGAAACCAGGCTGGAACACCACGCTCGTATGAGAAGTCAGGAACTCCATCATGAAGCCGTCGGTAACCAGCCCTTCGTCGTACAGGTCGTTCATCAGGGTGTAGTGCCAGAACGTGGCCCAGCCTTCGTTCATGACCTGCGTCTGGCGCTGTGGATAGAAATACTGGGCAATCTTGCGCACGATGCGCACGATTTCCCGTTGCCACGGTTCCAGCAGCGGTGCGTGCTTTTCGATGAAGTAGAGAATGTTTTCCTGGGGTTCGGCCGGGAAGCGTGCGTTGTCCTTCTCGCTGTACTTGTCGGCGCCCTTGGGAATGGTCCGCCACAGGTCGTTGATCTGCTTCTGCAGGTGTTCTTCGCGGTCCTTCTGGCGCCGCCGTTCTTCTTCGGCAGAGATCGGATATGGCCTTTTGTAGCGATCCACCCCGTAGTTCATCAAGGCATGGCAGGAGTCCAGGAGGTCCTCCACCGCGTCGATGCCATGGCGTTCCTCGCATTGCATGATGTACTGCTTGGCGAACACCAGGTAATCGATGATCGAACTGGCGTCGGTCCACGTGCGGAACAGGTAATTGCCCTTGAAGAAGCTGTTATGGCCATAGCAGGCGTGTGCCACCACCAGCGCCTGCATGCAGATAGTGTTTTCTTCCATCAGGTAGGCGATGCATGGATCGGAGTTGATCACGATCTCGTAGGCCAGCCCCATCTGGCCACGAGTGTAGGATTTCTCGGTGCTCAGAAAATGCTTGCCGTAGGACCAGTGGTGATAACCCAGCGGCATGCCGACTGACGCGTAGGCGTCCATCATCTGTTCGGCGGTGATCACCTCGATCTGGTTGGGGTAGGTGTCGAGGGCATAACGATCCGCGATACGGCTGATTTCGCGGTCGTAGGCCTGGATCAGCTCGAACGTCCATTCGGAGCCGGTGGAGATTGGCTGGCGTTTCTGCTCTTTTTTGGCGGTCATGTCACTAACCTGCGCTGGAAGAGTTCACGGAAGACCGGGTAGATATCCCCGGCCGAGACCAATTGCTGTTGGGCAAATGTGTCGGAAAAGGCTTCGGCGATGCGTTCGTATTCGTACCACAGGGCCTGGTGCTCCCGCGGGGTGATTTCCACATAGGTGTAGTACTGGACGAACGGCATGATCTGGTTGATCAGGATGTCACGGCAGATCGGCGAGTCGTCGTTCCAGTTGTCACCGTCGGACGCCTGGGCTGCGTAGATGTTCCATTCATTGGCCGGGTAGCGTTCGGCCATGATCTCCTGCATCAGCTTCAGGGCGCTGGAGACGATGGTGCCGCCGGTCTCCCTGGAATAGAAGAACTCCTCTTCATCCACTTCCCTGGCGCTGGTGTGGTGGCGGATGAACACTACATCGATCTTGTCGTAGTTCCGTTTGAGAAACAGGTACAGGAGGATGAAGAAGCGCTTGGCGATGTCCTTGGTGGCCTGGGTCATGGAGCCGGAAACGTCCATCAGGCAGAACATCACCGCCTTGGAGCTGGGATTGGGCTGCTTGACCAAGAGGTTGTATTTCAGGTCAAAGGTGTCGAGGAACGGTACGCGGTGAATGCGTGCGCTGAGTTTCTCGATTTCCGCTTCCAGTTCTTGAATATCGCCGAAGTTGTCGGGTTCTTCGCGTTTCAAGCGGGCCAGTTCTTCCTTCACCTCCCGCAGTTTCGTCCTGCTGCTGCCGGACAGCGCGATGCGCCGGGCGTGGGCCGAACGCAGGGTGCGGATGATGTTGATCCGCGATGGATTGCCTTCGTTGCTGATACCGGCGCGCACGGTCTTGAAGGTGTCCGTGCCGGTCAGGTTGCGTTTGACCAGATTCGGCAGTTCCAGGTCCTCGAACATGAATTCGAGGAATTCCTCCTGAGTGATCTGGAAGACGAACTCGTCCATGCCTTCGCCCGAGTTTCCGGCCTTGCCGGGGCCTCGGCCGCCGCCTCCACCCGGTGGGCGGGGGATATGCTCGCCGCTGGTAAATTCCTTGTTGCCAGGGTGCACGACAGTCTGCTTGCCGCCGCGCCCATGATGAAGCACCGGCTCGTCGATATCGCGGCCGGGAATGCTGATCTGTTCACCGTGCTCCATGTCGGTAATGGAGCGGCGGCTGACCGCCTCTTCGACGGCCTTCTTGATATGGTCACGGTAACGCCGCAGAAACCGCTGGCGGTTCACCGTGCTCTTGTTCTTGCCATTGAGGCGTCGGTCGATCACGTAGCTCATGAGGAGCCCTCCGGGCAGCTTCAAGTTCTCAGCTTCAGGCTGCAAGCCGGGAGCGCAAGGGCGTAGAGCGCCCCTGCAGCTCGTGGCTTGAAGCCTGCCGCTGCTTCACTGCTTCACTGCGATTTCCGGACCCGCAGATACCACTCGGAGAGCAGTCGTACCTGTTTGTCTGTGTAGCCACGTTCAACCATGCGTGTGACGAAGTCGTTGTGTTTTTGCTGGTCCTCCTTGCTGGCCTTGGCATTGAAGCTGATGACCGGCAACAGATCCTCGGTGTTGGAGAACATTTTCTTCTCGATGACCACTCGCAGCTTTTCATAGCTGAGCCAGGTCGGATTCTTGCCGTTGTTGTTGGCCCGGGCGCGCAACACGAAGTTGACGATTTCGTTGCGGAAATCCTTCGGATTGCTGATGCCAGCGGGTTTCTCGATCTTTTCCAACTCCTCGTTGAGCGCAACGCGGTTAAGGATTTCACCGGTTTCCGGATCGCGATATTCCTGGTCCTGGATCCAGAAGTCTGCGTACAGCACGTAGCGGTCGAAGATGTTCTGGCCGTATTCGCTGTAGGACTCCAGGTAAGCGGTCTGGATCTCCTTGCCAATGAATTCGATATAACGCGGCGCCAGGTATTCCTTGAGAAAACGCAGATAGCGCTCACGGGTTTCGGCCTGGAATTGTTCCTGCTCGATCTGCTGTTCCAGCACGTACAGCAGGTGTACCGGGTTGGCGGCAATCTCGTGAGGGTCGAAGTTGAAGACCTTGGACAGGATCTTGAACGCGAAGCGTGTGGACAGCCCGTTCATCCCTTCGTCGACACCGGCGTTGTCACGGTATTCCTGGATCGACTTGGCCTTCGGATCAGTGTCCTTGAGGTTTTCACCGTCATACACCCGCATCTTGGAATAGATGTTGGAGTTCTCCGGCTCCTTGAGGCGCGACAGCACGGTGAACTGCGCCAGCATCTTCAGTGTGTCCGGAGCGCAATGGGCCTTGGACAGGGAGCTGTTGAACAGCAGCTTGTCGTAGATCTTCACCTCATCGGTGACACGCAGGCAGTACGGCACCTTGACGATGTAGATCCGGTCGATGAAGGCTTCGTTGTTCTTGTTGTTGCGGAAGGTATGCCATTCCGACTCGTTGGAGTGGGCAAGCAGGATGCCGCTGAACGGAATCGCTCCAAGGCCCTCGGTGCTGTTGTAATTGCCTTCCTGGGTGGCGGTCAGCAAAGGGTGCAGCACTTTGATCGGCGCCTTGAACATCTCGACGAATTCCATCAGGCCCTGGTTGGCCCGGCACAATGCACCCGAGTAGCTGTAGGCGTCGGCGTCGTTCTGTGGGAATTCTTCCAGCTTGCGGATATCGACCTTGCCCACCAGTGCCGAAATGTCCTGGTTGTTTTCATCTCCGGGTTCGGTCTTGGCCACCGCGATCTGGTTGAGGATCGATGGGTAGAGCTTGACCACCCGGAACTGGCTGATATCGCCACCGAACTCGGCCAGGCGCTTGGTCGCCCATGGTGACATGATGGTGTTGAGGTACCGACGTGGGATGCCGAAATCCTCCTCGAGAATCGCGCCGTCCTCGGTGGCGTTGAATAGCCCCAGGGGCGATTCGAACACTGGCGAGCCCTTGATGGCATAGAAGGGCACTTTTTCGATCAGTTGCTTGAGTTTCTCGGCCAGGGACGATTTACCGCCACCCACCGGGCCGAGCAGATAGAGAATCTGCTTCTTCTCTTCCAGGCCTTGGGCGGCATGGCGGAAATAGGACACGATCTGGTCGATGCATTCTTCCATCCCGTGGAAGTCTTCGAAGGCCGGATAGCGGCGAATCACCTTGTTGGAAAAGATCCGCGAGAGCCTCGAATTGGTCGAGGTGTCCAGCAGTTCCGGTTCTCCGATGGCCAGCAACAGACGCTCCGCAGCCGATGCATAGGCGCTGCGGTCCTGCTTGCAGAGTTCGAGGTATTCCTGCAGCGAGTATTCCTCCTGCCGCGTGGACTCGAAACGTTGCTGGAAGTGGCTAAAAATACTCATGACGTCACCTCGCTCGATACGTGGAGCCGGTGTCGGATCAATCAGTCGATGCTGGCCAGCCGCTGGGAATCCAACTGCCGTTTACCCCCCAGAATGCTTCCAGAATGCAGGCTTCTGAAAGCTTACTCCCGATGACCCGCGCGCCGGTGTACCGGCTCTCCCCTGTTTTGGATGGCCTGAGGCTAAGAATAGTTCGGAATCGGAGAGGCACAGGATGAATGCGTAATAAGTTATGGCAGACCGTTCGTCCGCCATCGCTCAAGCCCGCGGATTACGCGGGCTTGAGCGAACATAAAAAATTATTCGGAAGTGCTTTGCGACGTTTCCGCAGGATAGATCGTACGCCACAGCTCGAAACCTCCGTCCAGGCTGTAGACATCGCTGAAGCCCTGGCCGACCAGATAGGCGGCTGCGCTCTGGCTGGAATTGCCGTGATAGCAAACCACCACGAGCGGCGCATCGAGATCGGCATGGGTGATGAAGTCATGCAGTGAGTGATTGTCCAGGTGCAGGGAGCCTTTGATATGGAGAGCGGCAAAGGTCGCCGCATCGCGGACGTCGACCACTACGGCACCTTGTTCGCGCAGGGCTTGGGCTTGTTCTGGGTGGATGCGTTTGAATTCGGTCATGTAGGACTCCTGTGGCCTTGAACGCGGCGCCGCTCAGACGGCAGTGCCGACCGGCAATGGCGCCGTGGCCGGATGATGGGATTTGGCGTGCCCCCGCTCGTCGCAATCGCAACGCAGTCGCTCGCCCGTGTCGATATTCATCAAGGTCATTGCGCTGCCCCACACGCAACCGGTATCGAGGGCGAACACGCCTGGCTCGTCGCATTGTCCTTCTAGCGATGCCCAGTGACCGAAAATGATCTTAAGGTTACGGGTCTTGCGCTCTTTGTGTTTGAACCAGGGGGCGTAGCCGGGCGGCGCGGTCTCGATGCCTTCCTTGCTCTTGAGATCGAGCTTGCCGTCTTGTGTGCAGAAGCGCATGCGGGTGAAATAGTTGGTAATGACCCGGAGGCGGGCGGTGCCGGAGAGATCGTTGTTCCACTTGACCGGGTCATTGCCGTACATACCGTCCAGGAAAGGGATGAACAGGTTGTCGTCGCGCAACGCCTGTTCCACTTCGCCTGCGCATTTGAGTGCCTTGCGCAGGGACCACTGGGGCGGGATGCCGGCATGCACCAGCGCCAGGTTGCGCTGCTCGTCGTAGTGCATGAGTTTTTGCTGACGCAGCCACTCCAGCAGTTCGACGCAGTCAGGGGCGTCGAGAATTTCCTTCAGGGTATCGGATTTTTTCAGGCGCTCGATGTTCTGCCAGGCGGCCAGCAGGTGCAGGTCATGATTGCCCAGCACGCAAACCAGCGACTGGCGAATGCCATGGAGAAAGCGCAAGGTTTCCAGTGATTGCGGGCCGCGGTTGACCAGGTCCCCGACCAGCCAGAGGGTGTCACGCCCTGGGTCGAAGGCCACGCGCTCCAGCAGGCACTTGAGCGGTTCGAGGCAGCCTTGCAGATCGCCAACCGCATAGGTAGCCATCAGTGCAGCGCTCCGGGCACCGCCAGGCGGAAGGGCTTGATGATCGCGTCGAAGCGTTGGCCGTCCTCGGCCAGCATCTGATAGGAGCCTTGCATGGTGCCCACCCTGGTGGTCATCACGGTGCCGCTGGTATAGCTGTGGGTTTTACCGGCGTCGATCAGCGGTTGCTGGCCCACCACGCCTTCGCCGCGCACTTCTTCCACTTGTCCATCGCCGTCGGTAATGATCCAGTGCCTGGATAGCAGCCGGGCTGGCAGCGAGCCATTGTTGCGCACCGTAATGCTGTAGGCGAAGGCGAAGCGGTTGTGCTCGGGTTGCGATTGTTCCGCCAGAAAACGGGTGGTGACGCTGACGTCGACCTGGTAACGAGGATCGGACATGCAAAAAGGCCTTGGGCTTCGTATGGAAAATGCCTGCGCGCCGCTCACGCTGCGTTGAAAACAGGCTCGGGATGCTCGTTTGGGACGTCGAAGTCGAAAGGGACTTCCATGCCTCATGCCTGTTTTGCCTTATCGCCACTCGGTGAATCCCGGGTGAACCCTGGGAAAGGTGGGGCGCGGGCGCGGCTGACGGAGTCAGTCTAGGCCAAATATCGGGTGGTAAACCAGAGGGCATCCACCCGATGAAGTCCTTGGCCCGTCAGTTGGCGTCGGCTTTCGCTGCGGCCTGTTCGCTGAGCTTGTCGGCCAGGCGCACGAACGCCGCCAGGTCCAGCTGTTCGGGGCGCAGGCTGCCGTCGACGCCGGCAGCTTCGATATCGGCGCTGCCGAGCAATAGCTTCAGGGTGTTGCGCAGCGTCTTGCGGCGCTGGTTGAAGGCTTCGCGTACCACGCGCTCGAGCAGGCGATGATCCTTGGCCGGATGCGGCAGGACCGCGTGAGGAACCAGGCGGACAATGGCCGAATCGACTTTCGGTGGCGGATTGAAGGCCCCGGGGCCGACGTTGAACAGGTGTTCGACCCGGCAATGGTACTGGACCATGATCGACAGGCGACCCCAATCACCGCCGCCAGGACCGGCGGCAAGGCGTTCGACCACTTCTTTCTGCAGCATGAAGTGCATGTCGCGGATCAGGCCGGCATTGTTCAGCAGGTGGAAAATCAAGGGTGTGGAGATGTTGTACGGCAGGTTCCCCACGACACGCAGGCTGTTCGGCGCGGCGTTGAGGCTATTGAAGTCGAACTTCAGCGCGTCGCCCTGGTGCAGGTTGAAATTGCTCTTGCCGGCAAATTGCTGGTTGAGAATCGGAACCAGGTCCTTGTCCAGTTCCACCACGTCCAGCTGCGCGCCGCTGCCAAGCAGGCCTTCGGTCAAGGCGCCCTGGCCTGGGCCGATTTCCAGCATGCGGTCGTCGGGCTTGGCATTGATGGAGCGCAGGATGCGATCGATCACGCCGGCGTCATGCAGGAAGTTCTGGCCGAAGCGCTTGCGCGCGCGGTGTTGGTATTGCTCGGTCATAAATGGGTCTCGGCCATCTGGTAGGCGGTTTCCAGTGCGACTTGCAGGCTGCCGGTGTCGATCCGGCCGCTGCCGGCCAGGTCCAGGGCTGTACCGTGGTCCACGGAGGTGCGGATGATCGGCAGGCCCAGGGTCACGTTGACCGCAGCGCCG
This genomic interval carries:
- the rsmA gene encoding 16S rRNA (adenine(1518)-N(6)/adenine(1519)-N(6))-dimethyltransferase RsmA, with amino-acid sequence MTEQYQHRARKRFGQNFLHDAGVIDRILRSINAKPDDRMLEIGPGQGALTEGLLGSGAQLDVVELDKDLVPILNQQFAGKSNFNLHQGDALKFDFNSLNAAPNSLRVVGNLPYNISTPLIFHLLNNAGLIRDMHFMLQKEVVERLAAGPGGGDWGRLSIMVQYHCRVEHLFNVGPGAFNPPPKVDSAIVRLVPHAVLPHPAKDHRLLERVVREAFNQRRKTLRNTLKLLLGSADIEAAGVDGSLRPEQLDLAAFVRLADKLSEQAAAKADAN
- the glpE gene encoding thiosulfate sulfurtransferase GlpE, whose amino-acid sequence is MTEFKRIHPEQAQALREQGAVVVDVRDAATFAALHIKGSLHLDNHSLHDFITHADLDAPLVVVCYHGNSSQSAAAYLVGQGFSDVYSLDGGFELWRTIYPAETSQSTSE
- a CDS encoding symmetrical bis(5'-nucleosyl)-tetraphosphatase — its product is MATYAVGDLQGCLEPLKCLLERVAFDPGRDTLWLVGDLVNRGPQSLETLRFLHGIRQSLVCVLGNHDLHLLAAWQNIERLKKSDTLKEILDAPDCVELLEWLRQQKLMHYDEQRNLALVHAGIPPQWSLRKALKCAGEVEQALRDDNLFIPFLDGMYGNDPVKWNNDLSGTARLRVITNYFTRMRFCTQDGKLDLKSKEGIETAPPGYAPWFKHKERKTRNLKIIFGHWASLEGQCDEPGVFALDTGCVWGSAMTLMNIDTGERLRCDCDERGHAKSHHPATAPLPVGTAV
- a CDS encoding YeaH/YhbH family protein, with translation MSYVIDRRLNGKNKSTVNRQRFLRRYRDHIKKAVEEAVSRRSITDMEHGEQISIPGRDIDEPVLHHGRGGKQTVVHPGNKEFTSGEHIPRPPGGGGGRGPGKAGNSGEGMDEFVFQITQEEFLEFMFEDLELPNLVKRNLTGTDTFKTVRAGISNEGNPSRINIIRTLRSAHARRIALSGSSRTKLREVKEELARLKREEPDNFGDIQELEAEIEKLSARIHRVPFLDTFDLKYNLLVKQPNPSSKAVMFCLMDVSGSMTQATKDIAKRFFILLYLFLKRNYDKIDVVFIRHHTSAREVDEEEFFYSRETGGTIVSSALKLMQEIMAERYPANEWNIYAAQASDGDNWNDDSPICRDILINQIMPFVQYYTYVEITPREHQALWYEYERIAEAFSDTFAQQQLVSAGDIYPVFRELFQRRLVT
- the apaG gene encoding Co2+/Mg2+ efflux protein ApaG, which gives rise to MSDPRYQVDVSVTTRFLAEQSQPEHNRFAFAYSITVRNNGSLPARLLSRHWIITDGDGQVEEVRGEGVVGQQPLIDAGKTHSYTSGTVMTTRVGTMQGSYQMLAEDGQRFDAIIKPFRLAVPGALH
- a CDS encoding PrkA family serine protein kinase produces the protein MSIFSHFQQRFESTRQEEYSLQEYLELCKQDRSAYASAAERLLLAIGEPELLDTSTNSRLSRIFSNKVIRRYPAFEDFHGMEECIDQIVSYFRHAAQGLEEKKQILYLLGPVGGGKSSLAEKLKQLIEKVPFYAIKGSPVFESPLGLFNATEDGAILEEDFGIPRRYLNTIMSPWATKRLAEFGGDISQFRVVKLYPSILNQIAVAKTEPGDENNQDISALVGKVDIRKLEEFPQNDADAYSYSGALCRANQGLMEFVEMFKAPIKVLHPLLTATQEGNYNSTEGLGAIPFSGILLAHSNESEWHTFRNNKNNEAFIDRIYIVKVPYCLRVTDEVKIYDKLLFNSSLSKAHCAPDTLKMLAQFTVLSRLKEPENSNIYSKMRVYDGENLKDTDPKAKSIQEYRDNAGVDEGMNGLSTRFAFKILSKVFNFDPHEIAANPVHLLYVLEQQIEQEQFQAETRERYLRFLKEYLAPRYIEFIGKEIQTAYLESYSEYGQNIFDRYVLYADFWIQDQEYRDPETGEILNRVALNEELEKIEKPAGISNPKDFRNEIVNFVLRARANNNGKNPTWLSYEKLRVVIEKKMFSNTEDLLPVISFNAKASKEDQQKHNDFVTRMVERGYTDKQVRLLSEWYLRVRKSQ
- a CDS encoding SpoVR family protein; this translates as MTAKKEQKRQPISTGSEWTFELIQAYDREISRIADRYALDTYPNQIEVITAEQMMDAYASVGMPLGYHHWSYGKHFLSTEKSYTRGQMGLAYEIVINSDPCIAYLMEENTICMQALVVAHACYGHNSFFKGNYLFRTWTDASSIIDYLVFAKQYIMQCEERHGIDAVEDLLDSCHALMNYGVDRYKRPYPISAEEERRRQKDREEHLQKQINDLWRTIPKGADKYSEKDNARFPAEPQENILYFIEKHAPLLEPWQREIVRIVRKIAQYFYPQRQTQVMNEGWATFWHYTLMNDLYDEGLVTDGFMMEFLTSHTSVVFQPGFDSPYYSGINPYALGFAMYRDIRRMCENPTEEDRRWFPEIAGSDWLSTLKFAMSSFKDESFILQYLSPKVIRDMKLFSILDDDQKDDLVVPAIHDESGYRIIRETLAAQYNLGNREPNVQIYSIDRRGDRSLTLRHQAHNRKPLGDSTDEVLKHLHRLWGFDIHLETLQGDQVMKTHHVPPRSEQTEGDYGRLDLAVIHL
- a CDS encoding multifunctional CCA addition/repair protein yields the protein MQIYKVGGAVRDRLLGIPVTDIDRVVVGATAEEMLAKGFRPVGADFPVFLDPKTGEEYALARTERKNGRGYGGFVFHASPDVTLEQDLIRRDLTINAMAEDDNGHVFDPYHGQRDLEARVLRHVSPAFAEDPLRVLRVARFAARYAPLGFKVADETLELMRQLSESGELEALTAERSWKEISRALMEHQPQVFIQVLRDCTALRVLMPEVDALFGVPQPEAHHPEIDTGAHTLSVLEQAARHRQPLTVRWACLLHDLGKGLTPEHEWPRHIAHEHKGLKPIKALNERFKAPRDCQELALLVGQYHTHGHRALELKASTLLELLQSFDVYRRPQRFEEFIAACEMDARGRKGLEDRSYPQADYLRGAAAAARGVAVQPLLEKGFKGPELGEAIKRERLKALKAYKEAAS